The Petrotoga sibirica DSM 13575 DNA segment CCATGTTATGGATTTGATAGAGGCCCACATTTTAGCTATGAAATGGATGAAGGAAAACGAAAAATCTGACGTATTTAATTTAGGTAACGGGCAAGGATTTTCCGTTTTAGAGGTTATTAAAGCATCCGAAAAAGTAACTTCAAAAAAAATAAATTACCAAGTAGTAGAAAGAAGACCTGGCGATCCTGCTGTTTTAATAGCTTCCTCAAAAAAAGCAAAGGAGATCCTAAACTGGCACCCTCAACACAAGGAATTAGAAAAGATAATATCCGACGCTTGGAATTGGCATAGAAATAAAGATAAAAAAGGATTAGGAGGATAACATATGGAGACAGTAGAGATAAAAAAATGGATAAGAGACATACCAGATTTTCCAGAAAAAGGCGTTATATTTAGAGACATTACCCCACTTTTGAAAAATCCTGAAGTATTTAAATATTCACTTAACAAAATCGTCGAATTGATAAAAGATTGGGATTTTGATTGTATTGTATCCCCTGAGTCAAGGGGGTTTATATTTGCCACACCTTTAGCTTATATCATGGATAAAGAATTCGTTCCCATCAGAAAACCAGGAAAACTACCTTACCAAACTTATTCGATCTCTTACGAATTGGAATATGGTCAAACATCCCTGGAAATGCATGTTGACGCGATTGAAAAAGGTGAAAAAGTCATAGTTGTTGATGATGTGTTAGCCTCGGGAGGTACTACAAAAGCCATAAAAGAATTAATAGAAAGAGCTGGAGGAGAAACCGTTGGAGTTGTTTGTCTTGCCGAACTAACCTATCTAAACCCAAGAGAAAATCTAAAAGATTTGGAAATTGCTAGCTTGATATATTATTGAAAGTATAATTTAATTGTAAGAAGGGGGAAAAAAGATGAATGGAATAAAATTTGATTTCTCAAATGTTATTCATCCCAATATAGAAAATGGATTAACGGAGGAAGAAATAAACCAACACGCCAATAGAATTCAAGATATTGTGGAAATGATAAAACAAAAAAATCCTGGCTTTTTGAGTCTACCTTTCACAAGGGTTTACATAGATAGAGTTTTGGATTTAAAAACGTGGGTACAAAGTTTTGAAAGTGTAGTAGTTTTAGGAATAGGCGGTTCAGCATTAGGAAATCAAGCACTGCAAACAGCGCTCAATCCATTGAATTATAATGTTTTATCTAAAGAAATAAGAAAAACTCCTAAAATCTTCATTCTCGATAATGTTGACCCTGATTTCATAGCGTCCGTATTAGATCAAATCGATCCAAAGACTACTTTGTTCAATGTTATATCAAAATCCGGTACAACAGCCGAAGCCATGGCAAATTATTTGGTTGCAAGAGGAATAGTAGAAGGATTTGGATTAGACCCAAAAGAACATTTTCTATTCACCACCGACCCAGAAAAAGGTATATTGAAAAAAATAGCTGAAGAAGAAGGAATAAAAACCCTAGATATACCCCCTTCAATTGGT contains these protein-coding regions:
- a CDS encoding adenine phosphoribosyltransferase, producing METVEIKKWIRDIPDFPEKGVIFRDITPLLKNPEVFKYSLNKIVELIKDWDFDCIVSPESRGFIFATPLAYIMDKEFVPIRKPGKLPYQTYSISYELEYGQTSLEMHVDAIEKGEKVIVVDDVLASGGTTKAIKELIERAGGETVGVVCLAELTYLNPRENLKDLEIASLIYY